The sequence ACCATAGAAAAAGTAGCTAATAATATTTTTCCAAATAAACCCTAATGCTCCATTAAAATTAGAACCTTTTATTAAATCATCATAATAATCAATGTATGGTTTATCTAAGCAGTCTATATAGGGAGTGTATGATTTTCGTATAATATCTTCTTCTGGGTAATGTCTTAAATACCTTCCAAATGCTATATCGCAGTTATATTTTTCAATTTTATTATATAATATTTCACAAGCATCTTTAGGATAAGTATCATCTGAGTCAATAAACATTAGATATTCTCCATTTACATAATCTAATGCAATATTACGAGGTCCATATGCTCCTCCCATATTTTTATCTAAATGAATTGATTTTATTGTCTCTTTATTAGTTTGTTTATTGATTTTTTCTTTATAATCTTCGATGATTTCTTTTGTTTTATCTATGGAGCAATCGTTAGCTATTATAATTTCTAAATTTTCAATACCTATTGTTTGCTCTAAAACTGAATCTAAAGTAATAGGAAGATATTTCTCTCCATTGTAAACTGGTATTATTATACTTATTTTAAATTCTTTAATAGAAATTCCTCCTAACTAAAAATTATTCTATAAAATTATTTTTTTTTTAAAAGATGATTGTTGTTATGAAAAATTGAAATAATTGCTTATTTTTAATTTTTATTATTTAGTTCTCTAAACATTAAATCTATCATGTCTTTTACTGTGTATCTTTCTGGATAAATGTGTTTTATATTGTATTTATCAAGTATTTTTCCAGTGATTGGTCCAATAGCTACTGTGAGAATTGAATTTGACAATTTTTCAACTAATTGTTCTTTTTTATTATCTTCAGCTACTTTAAAGAGATTTACTACAGTTAAAGGACTTGTAAATGTTATTCCATCTATTTTTTCATCTAAAATGTCTTGGATTAAATTTTTTATATCTTTTTTATCCTCTG is a genomic window of Methanobrevibacter olleyae containing:
- a CDS encoding glycosyltransferase family 2 protein, which produces MSIKEFKISIIIPVYNGEKYLPITLDSVLEQTIGIENLEIIIANDCSIDKTKEIIEDYKEKINKQTNKETIKSIHLDKNMGGAYGPRNIALDYVNGEYLMFIDSDDTYPKDACEILYNKIEKYNCDIAFGRYLRHYPEEDIIRKSYTPYIDCLDKPYIDYYDDLIKGSNFNGALGFIWKNIISYFFYGSSINKENNEEIFIKNFNEENKDEIIILKILPSFWSKIYKTELIKKNNIKFPDYVSAEDLNFLLEAYIKSENGILFLNNKVVYNYFMRLEVEDKSITKNINFRLVDDSLKAYKLVSELCDKNNIKNKDLFLNPYLLNWINLWLSRDNSKEENKIFFNEIKLIEKGCKNGLKYKLILKLIKTLLKIKS